From the genome of Nicotiana sylvestris chromosome 2, ASM39365v2, whole genome shotgun sequence, one region includes:
- the LOC104245918 gene encoding uncharacterized protein, whose protein sequence is MASVFSFIVLVILHVMIVALLVLRQSSSGHAQLLGERSNFVTILSTTETEAILLKDDSPDYIIITSAARGRKMLMDQFSSKVKKEKHISDRRASNVAGDATSESKKAPPLVQLHPMTAQVDRTKEFRDAENEVARLMSKDYSGRSGPRRKPPINNHKPTD, encoded by the exons ATGGCTTCAGTTTTTAGTTTCATTGTGTTGGTAATACTCCACGTTATGATCGTTGCTTTGTTAGTTCTACGACAGTCCTCTTCAGGACATGCTCAGTTAC TAGGAGAAAGAAGCAATTTTGTCACCATTTTGTCCACTACAGAGACAGAAGCAATTCTTCTAAAAGAC GATTCTCCAGACTATATTATCATTACTTCAGCTGCTCGGGGAAGAAAAATGCTGATGGATCAATTTTCAAGTAAGGTAAAGAAAGAAAAGCATATATCTGACAGAAGAGCTTCAAATGTTGCAG GAGATGCTACAAGTGAATCAAAGAAGGCTCCTCCTCTAGTTCAACTACATCCCATGACTGCTCAg GTGGATAGAACAAAGGAGTTTCGTGATGCTGAAAATGAAGTAGCAAGACTTATGAGCAAAGACTACAGCGGAAGAAGTGGGCCTCGCCGAAAGCCGCCGATTAATAATCACAAGCCTACAGACTAA
- the LOC138882663 gene encoding aquaporin PIP1-2-like → MQRDALDYVFDPLRDFAKDSVRLVKRCHKPDRKEFTKVATRTSIGFVVMGFVGFLPRLLIVKNLPRLLIVNNLPRFRAPTPHPSVLTPHKFRENEDVAVRRLILYSKLISKSESKCSTVGIQGIAWAFGGMIFALVYCTAGIFGGHINPAVTFGLFLAKKLSLTRAVFYMVMQCLGAICGAGVVKGFSKTLYQTKGGGANVVNLGYTKGSGLGAEIVGTFVLVYTVFSAIDAKRSARDLHVPLLAPLPIGFAVFLVHLATISITGFSAAAS, encoded by the exons ATGCAAAGGGACGCTCTCGATTATGTGTTCGATCCTCTTAGAGATTTCGCCAAAGACAGCGTTAGGCTCGTCAAAAGATGTCACAAGCCTGATCGTAAAGAATTTACCAAGGTTGCTACTCGTACATCGATCGGTTTTGTTGTGATGGGATTTGTTGGATTTTTACCAAGGTTGCTAATCGTAAAGAATTTACCAAGGTTGCTAATCGTAAATAATTTACCAAGGTTCCGAGCTCCGACTCCTCACCCCTCAGTCCTCACTCCTCACAAATTCCGGGAAAACGAAGATGTTGCTGTT CGAAGATTAATTTTATATTCGAAACTCATTTCAAAGTCTGAGTCCAAATGCTCCACTGTTGGTATTCAAGGCATTGCTTGGGCTTTTGGGGGCATGATCTTTGCCCTTGTCTACTGTACTGCTGGCATTTTTGGAGGACACATAAATCCAGCAGTGACCTTTGGGTTGTTCTTGGCAAAGAAACTGTCGTTGACAAGGGCAGTGTTCTACATGGTGATGCAGTGTCTTGGTGCTATCTGTGGTGCTGGTGTGGTCAAAGGGTTCAGCAAAACTCTTTATCAAACAAAGGGTGGTGGTGCCAATGTTGTAAATCTTGGTTACACAAAGGGATCAGGTCTTGGTGCTGAGATCGTTGGCACTTTCGTTCTTGTTTACACTGTTTTCTCTGCTATTGATGCTAAACGTAGTGCTAGGGATTTACATGTCCCTCTTTTGGCACCATTGCCTATTGGATTTGCTGTGTTCCTGGTACACTTGGCCACAATTTCAATCACTGGTTTCTCTGCTGCTGCATCTTAG